From the Paenibacillus sp. FSL H8-0548 genome, one window contains:
- a CDS encoding creatininase family protein, whose translation MTQLFMHEMTREEINEKARAGYAIVIPLAATEQHGPQLPVYTDSLICEYIASESIRQASAEVSILMAPIVTIGCSEHHLTFGGTISFKSSTYLQMLRDIGESLITDGFRKIIFLNAHGGNHSMMIQTANDLAVYHPVWTAAASYWNVANQELAALNASEMGMVPGHAGGFETAVIMALRPDLVRNEPAVSQHLAREWINSGPPGTFIGKHKELTGHQGYTDAADRATAAKGQQYLDAIVNSVANWLIDTVRAMKAGGE comes from the coding sequence ATGACACAGTTGTTCATGCATGAGATGACTAGGGAAGAGATTAACGAGAAGGCGAGAGCAGGTTATGCCATTGTTATTCCTTTAGCGGCTACGGAACAGCACGGACCGCAGCTTCCTGTATATACGGACAGTTTGATTTGCGAATATATTGCTTCAGAATCCATTAGGCAAGCTTCAGCGGAGGTTTCGATTTTAATGGCTCCGATTGTGACAATTGGCTGTTCTGAGCATCATTTGACGTTTGGAGGAACGATTTCATTTAAATCTTCCACCTATTTGCAAATGCTGCGTGATATCGGGGAAAGTCTGATCACAGATGGTTTTCGGAAAATAATATTTCTGAATGCCCATGGCGGAAACCACTCCATGATGATTCAAACCGCAAATGATTTGGCAGTCTATCATCCCGTTTGGACTGCAGCTGCCTCCTATTGGAATGTGGCTAATCAAGAGTTAGCCGCTTTAAATGCATCTGAAATGGGGATGGTTCCCGGCCATGCCGGCGGTTTTGAAACCGCTGTTATTATGGCCTTGAGACCAGATTTAGTACGTAATGAGCCTGCTGTGTCACAGCATTTGGCAAGAGAATGGATTAACTCGGGGCCTCCCGGTACATTTATTGGCAAGCATAAGGAGCTGACAGGCCATCAGGGATATACGGATGCAGCAGATCGGGCTACAGCCGCTAAGGGTCAGCAGTACCTTGATGCCATTGTAAATAGCGTAGCCAATTGGTTGATTGATACCGTTAGAGCCATGAAGGCAGGAGGGGAATAA
- a CDS encoding IclR family transcriptional regulator: MMEAPAVKVKSADRVLDILELFIGKQSSYSLTDISKILSMPPSSTHQILQNMLARGYLEMDETGKQFCLGYKLFEIRAEYTKNTDMKREFYRMADKVSSELNEVVFLAIRSADKVLYIAEKQSSQALRLTANLGSVLPLYASASGKIFLSDLSDEEIDDIYPQEQLEMLTEHTIPTRTLLKQQLADTRVDHVAYNWGESVEGLRCMAGAIRNTQGQAVASVSISIPEIRLTDEKWAQTLIWIKKSCEEISNRVFW; encoded by the coding sequence ATGATGGAAGCACCAGCGGTGAAAGTTAAATCTGCAGATCGGGTGTTGGATATATTGGAGCTTTTTATCGGTAAGCAAAGCTCATATAGCTTAACAGACATATCCAAAATATTAAGCATGCCTCCGAGCAGCACACATCAAATATTGCAGAACATGTTAGCAAGAGGATATTTGGAGATGGATGAAACCGGCAAACAGTTTTGCTTGGGATATAAGCTATTTGAGATTCGAGCGGAATATACCAAAAACACGGATATGAAGAGAGAATTTTATCGAATGGCGGATAAGGTCTCTTCTGAATTGAATGAAGTTGTGTTTTTAGCTATTCGAAGTGCTGACAAAGTGCTCTATATTGCGGAGAAACAGTCGTCGCAAGCACTTCGGCTTACAGCAAATCTAGGCTCTGTATTGCCCCTTTACGCTTCGGCATCGGGCAAAATTTTTCTGTCCGACTTATCAGATGAAGAAATTGATGACATTTATCCTCAGGAGCAATTGGAAATGCTAACAGAGCATACGATTCCAACTCGTACCCTATTGAAGCAACAACTAGCTGATACAAGAGTGGATCATGTTGCCTACAACTGGGGAGAGTCGGTAGAGGGCCTTCGCTGCATGGCAGGAGCGATTCGCAATACTCAAGGACAAGCTGTTGCATCTGTGAGTATATCGATCCCTGAAATACGTCTGACGGACGAGAAGTGGGCGCAGACACTCATATGGATTAAGAAGTCTTGTGAGGAAATAAGCAACAGAGTTTTCTGGTAA
- a CDS encoding extracellular solute-binding protein: MFRLDGNKRYSMLMLIVLVVAMIATGCGNSNNGNAAPATPDNGGGKETPAEENVYPENGLSKDEKVEIKIAMDENGYGRAWVDNAIKIFTDKYPNVSFKATASPKIGEMINTKIAANSDDDMFDIFPGNATLLEIMKLGKVEVLDDLWEREPSDAPGQKLKDILADGVYDNHARYEGKTYNIPVGGYTSGLFFDQVLFEKNGWNKNPQTWDEFVSLLADIKATGIAPITYAGVYPDYLFSFGLGTKPFEIAENNGTLDTFIDNYRNDKLPKYAAPENVEMWQKISELGKAGYFSSGIAAINHTQSQMLMLQHKAALVPTGDWIQNEMKEAIPDGFKWGFMTMPFGNDPKQTKWIANDAGSGGMLIWANKPELTKSWAKEFLLSLTTLEVQTFNAENAGIFPVRKDFTEDEARMARVQDAPRAVLDYIANNNTRFESMRILNKVDDPAAVNAKKIFSEAVNDIALGKQDPLPILEKADKMFEEAINAQK; the protein is encoded by the coding sequence ATGTTTAGATTGGATGGGAATAAAAGGTATTCTATGTTGATGTTGATTGTTTTGGTGGTTGCTATGATAGCAACGGGATGCGGCAATAGCAATAATGGAAATGCTGCACCAGCGACTCCGGATAATGGAGGAGGCAAGGAAACACCGGCTGAAGAGAATGTGTATCCTGAGAATGGATTATCCAAGGATGAGAAAGTCGAAATTAAAATTGCAATGGATGAGAATGGTTACGGAAGAGCTTGGGTTGACAACGCGATTAAAATTTTCACAGATAAATACCCCAATGTAAGCTTTAAGGCGACAGCATCTCCGAAAATTGGTGAGATGATCAATACCAAAATTGCAGCCAATAGCGACGATGATATGTTCGACATCTTTCCCGGAAACGCTACTCTATTAGAGATCATGAAGCTTGGAAAAGTAGAAGTTCTAGATGATTTATGGGAGCGTGAACCTAGTGATGCGCCAGGGCAGAAATTAAAGGATATCTTGGCAGACGGGGTTTATGACAACCATGCAAGGTATGAAGGCAAAACCTACAATATTCCAGTAGGCGGTTACACATCAGGATTGTTCTTTGATCAAGTTTTGTTTGAGAAGAATGGTTGGAACAAGAATCCGCAAACATGGGATGAATTTGTAAGTCTTCTAGCTGATATTAAAGCAACAGGTATAGCACCAATTACTTACGCAGGTGTGTATCCCGATTATCTGTTCTCTTTTGGATTAGGTACGAAGCCGTTTGAAATTGCAGAGAATAACGGAACGCTTGATACTTTTATTGACAATTATCGTAATGATAAACTACCTAAATATGCAGCTCCTGAAAATGTAGAGATGTGGCAGAAGATTTCCGAATTAGGTAAAGCAGGTTACTTTTCATCTGGAATAGCAGCAATCAATCATACTCAATCTCAGATGCTGATGCTTCAGCATAAGGCAGCACTTGTACCAACTGGGGATTGGATTCAGAACGAAATGAAAGAAGCCATACCGGATGGATTCAAATGGGGCTTTATGACGATGCCTTTCGGTAATGATCCTAAACAAACCAAATGGATTGCTAATGATGCAGGTTCAGGCGGTATGTTGATTTGGGCAAACAAGCCAGAGTTGACTAAATCGTGGGCCAAAGAGTTCTTGCTTTCTCTAACAACGCTTGAAGTCCAAACGTTTAATGCGGAAAATGCGGGGATATTCCCGGTTCGTAAGGACTTCACAGAGGATGAAGCGCGTATGGCTAGAGTACAAGACGCGCCAAGAGCAGTGCTTGACTATATTGCGAATAATAACACACGATTCGAATCCATGAGAATACTTAATAAAGTTGATGACCCAGCTGCAGTAAACGCTAAAAAAATATTCTCAGAGGCTGTGAATGATATTGCGCTTGGCAAGCAGGATCCGCTTCCGATTCTTGAAAAAGCAGATAAAATGTTCGAAGAAGCGATTAATGCGCAAAAGTAG
- a CDS encoding sugar ABC transporter permease: MTNKEAIAGEHSQVVVSSNGGMKSLKRQKWLFLLLAIAPSYIGYLLFTLYPNILSVYYSFLKWNGLSEPKFVGIDNFITMFNDHFFWRALYHNLLLMITIPPSIIIISLGLSYILINKGFRETPMYKIIFFFPNVLSAVVITLLWIYIYDGSNGLINGVLKVFGYDNNSYYWLSDPKTALWLLLPPTIWGAVGFYIVIFINAMKGIPKTMYEAAILEGASHLTRLFSITMPLISPIIKVSFLFLFLGSFKGFEMMLIMTNGGPAGSTEVIGLYMFNQAFSETSRNYGYASAIGLFLFVLLVLGKVLIDKFIPDSDVEY, from the coding sequence ATGACAAATAAAGAGGCAATTGCAGGAGAGCATTCACAAGTAGTCGTATCGAGCAATGGCGGGATGAAGAGTCTGAAAAGACAGAAATGGTTGTTTTTATTACTTGCTATAGCACCATCTTACATTGGGTATTTATTGTTTACGCTTTACCCAAACATCCTATCGGTTTATTATTCGTTTTTGAAATGGAATGGTTTATCAGAACCGAAGTTTGTAGGCATAGATAATTTTATTACGATGTTTAACGATCATTTTTTCTGGCGGGCTCTGTATCATAATCTGCTGCTGATGATCACCATACCACCATCAATTATCATTATCTCGTTGGGGCTCTCCTATATACTTATTAATAAAGGCTTTCGTGAAACGCCAATGTACAAAATCATTTTTTTCTTTCCCAATGTGTTATCAGCCGTAGTGATCACATTACTATGGATCTATATTTATGATGGAAGCAATGGACTAATTAACGGGGTATTAAAGGTTTTTGGTTATGATAACAACAGCTATTATTGGCTCTCTGACCCGAAAACGGCCCTTTGGCTGCTCTTACCACCTACGATATGGGGCGCTGTCGGTTTTTACATTGTTATATTCATTAATGCAATGAAAGGGATTCCTAAAACGATGTATGAGGCGGCCATTCTTGAGGGTGCCAGCCATCTTACTAGGCTTTTTTCCATTACGATGCCGTTAATTAGCCCGATCATCAAAGTTAGTTTCCTCTTTTTGTTTTTAGGAAGCTTTAAAGGGTTTGAAATGATGTTGATTATGACTAACGGGGGGCCAGCTGGGTCTACAGAGGTCATCGGATTATATATGTTCAATCAGGCTTTTAGCGAGACTTCACGAAATTATGGATATGCTTCGGCTATTGGATTGTTTTTGTTTGTTCTACTTGTATTAGGAAAGGTACTAATCGACAAATTTATTCCGGATTCAGACGTTGAGTATTAG
- a CDS encoding carbohydrate ABC transporter permease produces the protein MGIKTMTIANIFWRIILVIWSLSIVLPLFWIFYESLKTNQEFFQDIWSFPEKLNWQNYSHAWVAMKFNQVILNTLYYVGTSLVVGTFLTVLSAYALTRVEFKGRKFIWSTILISLFLPGINALVPQYILMRSLHLTDSLTGLIILDTLGESVFFLMLMGGFMQSLPKELEEGAFMDGASLFQVFRKIIFPLSIPGVVTIAIFKFIGLYNNFLAPFIYLGSEEKYTIGVSMYFANQRMQYSSDWVTLFAGVIIAMIPPTIIFILFQRKVMEGATLGSVKG, from the coding sequence ATGGGCATAAAGACAATGACCATTGCAAACATATTTTGGAGAATTATTTTAGTTATTTGGTCTCTTTCTATTGTTTTACCGCTTTTTTGGATTTTCTATGAATCTTTGAAAACGAATCAAGAATTTTTTCAGGACATTTGGTCATTTCCAGAAAAATTAAATTGGCAGAATTACTCACATGCATGGGTAGCTATGAAATTCAATCAAGTCATCCTAAATACTCTCTATTATGTAGGAACTAGCCTAGTAGTAGGAACGTTTTTGACGGTACTCAGTGCTTATGCTTTAACAAGAGTTGAATTTAAGGGAAGAAAATTTATTTGGTCGACGATTTTGATATCACTGTTTCTGCCGGGCATCAATGCTCTTGTGCCTCAGTATATACTTATGCGGAGTTTACATCTAACTGATAGCTTAACAGGACTTATTATTCTAGATACTCTAGGTGAAAGTGTGTTTTTCCTCATGCTGATGGGTGGATTTATGCAGTCCTTGCCCAAAGAGCTTGAAGAAGGTGCCTTCATGGATGGCGCTTCACTATTTCAGGTTTTTCGTAAAATAATATTTCCATTATCTATACCAGGAGTTGTAACGATAGCAATATTTAAATTTATCGGCTTATACAACAACTTTCTGGCACCCTTTATTTATTTAGGCTCCGAGGAAAAATATACCATTGGTGTGAGTATGTACTTTGCCAACCAGAGGATGCAGTACAGCTCGGATTGGGTCACATTATTCGCGGGTGTTATTATTGCGATGATTCCGCCAACTATTATCTTTATCCTTTTTCAACGTAAGGTTATGGAAGGTGCAACATTAGGATCGGTTAAGGGTTAA
- a CDS encoding Rid family hydrolase — translation MKSEIITKSKHDRPFSSGIETESLVFVSGQGGLDPITGQIVGTDIESQTIQTLENMRAVLLAADLDLNDLVKVNVYLKDRSLYNEFNEVFGRYFQAPYPSRTAIYCDLNFDLLVEIDGIAVKRK, via the coding sequence ATGAAAAGTGAAATTATTACGAAATCAAAGCATGACCGCCCGTTTTCCTCAGGAATAGAGACAGAATCACTAGTATTTGTATCTGGTCAAGGAGGCTTGGATCCGATCACAGGTCAAATCGTGGGTACTGATATTGAAAGTCAGACCATTCAAACCTTAGAGAATATGCGTGCCGTGCTTCTTGCTGCGGATTTGGACTTGAACGACCTGGTAAAGGTGAATGTGTACTTGAAGGATCGTAGTCTCTATAACGAATTTAATGAAGTATTTGGACGTTATTTTCAGGCGCCATATCCAAGCAGGACGGCAATCTATTGCGATCTTAATTTCGATTTGCTTGTAGAAATAGATGGGATTGCGGTAAAAAGAAAATAA
- a CDS encoding DUF4838 domain-containing protein: MINRRPFISKMMVITLAFVLIFSGIPLFGGKGSPTASAQSSSDISGHWSQNTMEHWVQEGLLNGYSDGSFKPDRKVTRGEFISFVNRAFGLEEESEIAFTDLAADSWAYTDVSKAVKAGYIQGYADGTIRVNHIITRQEAAVIIASVMKLSTEDTGDEEESFTDSPSIPKWSKAAIIQLAKLEVMNGYPNGSFNPLAPLTRAEAVVTLDRGFWESSYSYIIKKPGVYDFADRVGTIYKNVLIKVAGVTLRNVTIDGDLTLAAEINDGDTVLDNVNVNGSVSVSGGGKVSIKSGTIQSLFVQESTTFLELTLGSDTRIVSLTTYAVIHVLGQGIIEVATLSDRAIKSIFEKNPLNLLKPSTTGSGGNSVTPTATPTPTEEPTATPVNDLTPVVNGTAKAIVVTAGDVTGQVANATSKLIEYVQKSTGATLPLMSEAAAEAEAELTGSTLIYVGFIGDSADGDAISSELVSLDDDGFIIKSEKNANVITIIGPTDWGTEFGVYEFLERYVGVRWLMPGPDGEDVPLRVNLSVAEGSVVQEPSFISRAYDSNIENTPYRKAWTRYNRMHTRVQHDHIFFQIMPASKYQTQHPDFYPTGNGLINSDGGWQICYSNPATIEFVGNILIDYFNQNPDATSHSLAVNDNGGFCEQNPNHPSYPDKINSIGYQDMSDIYFNWVNEVAEKVLEVHPDKYLGVIAYHEVYDPPTNVVLNPNVIVYITDERLSWIDPSLEQANKTFTESWKAAAPGVAFYEYLYGTPYSLPRPYFHQMSENYKYAEQLGVVAQFTELYPNFGEGPKPWLASKLQWNASADVDDLLDEWYVGTVGAEAAPYLRQYFEIWENFWEVRILETTWFENWLNSNPRRNFMNFYDSSYLKYVTEQDMALSRDLMESVVEKAVTQKQKARADILMKAFEYYEASALSYPSDEPVAAFTTSGEAITLLDEMQIKMSKAEYRLQLNASFKTHEVLQQPLDPRNYGAAWSGVRSEEVNMLIRWIKDESDNGEVKSHIESIIATVESELVRNYMKFIIAEATNQQALNENTSFEIGIENDIDDTPPWWYWVDYGQDEDNVHQTDIQAHTGDYSIEAVGLKIGGPVMDGIEVDPGYHSLSAYYYVPEGSTSNGNISLFINFWDANGTHLGNAITTNKLARTTAGEWALIEWVGEIPSKIGGVPVKKVQFGTNIFDFANNELIYVDDFRLLRLSDAYVPDPDEEEEESSIINHNSSFEYGNTGIEDALPWSYWIDNAMGTMARSNEQARTSDYSLKMSGVTVGALSQIVAAPEPSTNTYKLSAYYYVPENQATNGTVKLFMNFRNEAHQHLDAIPTTAQAVNVQPGQWNLLEWTGVIPSEIDGQAVKHLLLGIEPKNFAAGESVYIDDVELNLVPIPPEPAALNANTSFEYGNTGIQDALPWSYWIDNPSGSMARSNENVRTSNNSLKMSGVTVGALSQIVAAPESSTNTYRLSAYYYVPENQATNGTVKLFMNFRNEAHQHLGAIPTTAQAVNVQPGQWNLLEWTGVIPSVIDGQAVKHLLLGIEPKNFAAGESVYIDDVELRLVPEPSETVAMNENISFEQGNAGVEDALPWSYWIDNVPTGTMGRSNEQALTADYSLKMSGVTAGALSQIVAAPESSVNTYKLSAYYYVPENQATNGTVKLFMNFRNAAHQHLDAIPTTDQPVNVQPGQWNLLEWTGVIPSELDGQAVKHLLVGIEPKNFAAGESVYIDNITLTKMN; encoded by the coding sequence GTGATTAATCGCAGACCGTTTATCAGTAAAATGATGGTGATTACACTAGCGTTTGTTTTAATTTTTTCGGGAATTCCATTATTCGGGGGCAAAGGCTCGCCGACAGCCAGTGCGCAGAGCTCTTCTGATATTTCAGGACACTGGTCGCAGAATACGATGGAGCATTGGGTGCAAGAAGGACTGCTGAATGGCTATTCTGATGGATCATTTAAGCCGGATCGCAAAGTAACACGTGGTGAGTTTATCTCATTCGTTAATCGTGCTTTCGGACTGGAAGAGGAAAGTGAGATTGCTTTCACAGATTTGGCAGCAGACAGCTGGGCATACACAGACGTGTCGAAGGCCGTGAAAGCTGGATATATACAAGGATATGCGGATGGAACGATCCGTGTAAATCATATCATTACGAGGCAGGAAGCAGCCGTAATCATCGCAAGTGTGATGAAACTGTCGACTGAAGACACAGGTGATGAGGAGGAGAGCTTCACCGACTCGCCATCCATTCCGAAGTGGAGCAAGGCGGCAATCATTCAGCTTGCAAAGCTAGAGGTTATGAATGGTTATCCGAACGGAAGCTTTAACCCGCTCGCACCGCTTACCCGAGCGGAAGCAGTAGTCACACTAGATCGTGGATTTTGGGAAAGCTCATACAGTTATATCATTAAGAAACCTGGCGTATACGATTTCGCTGATCGAGTAGGAACCATTTATAAAAACGTATTGATTAAAGTTGCTGGTGTTACCTTGCGGAATGTAACGATCGATGGCGATTTGACGCTAGCCGCAGAAATTAATGATGGCGACACTGTTCTGGATAACGTCAATGTTAATGGCAGTGTGTCCGTTAGCGGCGGTGGCAAGGTGAGTATTAAGTCGGGTACGATTCAATCCTTGTTTGTTCAAGAAAGTACTACTTTCCTTGAATTAACGTTAGGGTCAGATACGAGAATCGTTTCTTTAACCACTTATGCTGTTATCCATGTGCTTGGGCAAGGCATAATCGAAGTGGCAACGTTAAGCGACCGTGCGATCAAATCAATATTCGAGAAGAATCCATTAAACTTGCTGAAACCTTCAACAACAGGGAGTGGCGGCAATTCGGTGACACCAACAGCGACACCAACACCAACAGAAGAACCAACAGCGACTCCTGTTAATGATTTAACTCCAGTCGTTAATGGTACTGCTAAAGCAATCGTTGTGACTGCAGGCGACGTAACAGGACAAGTTGCGAATGCAACAAGTAAATTGATCGAATACGTGCAGAAATCGACGGGAGCCACACTCCCTTTGATGTCGGAAGCAGCGGCTGAGGCGGAAGCTGAATTAACGGGAAGTACTCTCATTTATGTCGGGTTTATTGGAGATTCCGCTGATGGCGATGCTATTTCGTCTGAGCTAGTTAGCCTCGACGACGATGGGTTCATCATCAAGTCGGAGAAAAATGCTAACGTGATTACGATTATCGGTCCGACGGATTGGGGTACTGAATTCGGCGTATACGAATTTCTGGAGCGCTACGTAGGCGTTCGTTGGCTGATGCCTGGACCGGATGGCGAGGATGTTCCGCTTCGTGTGAATCTTTCCGTTGCCGAAGGAAGCGTTGTCCAAGAGCCTTCTTTCATTTCTAGAGCATACGATTCTAATATTGAGAATACACCTTACCGGAAAGCTTGGACAAGGTATAACCGAATGCATACACGAGTACAGCATGATCATATTTTCTTTCAAATCATGCCTGCTTCTAAATATCAGACACAGCATCCTGATTTCTATCCGACAGGGAATGGCTTGATTAACTCAGATGGAGGCTGGCAAATATGCTACTCGAATCCAGCCACAATTGAATTTGTAGGTAATATTCTAATCGATTACTTCAATCAAAACCCAGATGCGACCTCACATTCCCTTGCAGTTAATGATAATGGTGGTTTCTGCGAGCAGAATCCTAATCACCCGTCGTATCCGGACAAAATTAATTCCATCGGGTATCAGGATATGTCCGATATCTATTTCAACTGGGTGAATGAAGTAGCAGAGAAAGTACTAGAAGTACATCCCGATAAGTATCTAGGCGTCATCGCGTATCATGAGGTTTATGATCCGCCTACGAATGTTGTCCTGAATCCAAACGTGATCGTCTATATTACAGATGAGCGACTCTCTTGGATTGATCCTTCCTTAGAGCAAGCGAATAAGACCTTCACGGAAAGTTGGAAAGCAGCGGCTCCTGGAGTTGCATTTTATGAATACTTATATGGAACGCCCTATTCACTGCCTAGACCTTACTTCCATCAGATGTCCGAAAACTATAAGTATGCTGAACAACTTGGAGTAGTAGCTCAATTCACGGAGCTCTATCCGAACTTCGGAGAAGGACCTAAGCCATGGCTGGCTTCCAAATTACAATGGAATGCAAGCGCGGATGTGGATGATCTTCTAGATGAGTGGTATGTCGGGACGGTTGGAGCGGAAGCAGCACCGTATTTAAGACAATACTTTGAAATTTGGGAGAACTTCTGGGAAGTTAGAATTCTCGAGACGACTTGGTTTGAGAACTGGTTAAATTCCAATCCGAGAAGGAACTTCATGAATTTCTACGACTCTTCTTATTTGAAATATGTGACCGAACAGGATATGGCACTAAGCAGAGATCTGATGGAAAGTGTCGTCGAGAAGGCTGTAACGCAGAAACAGAAAGCTCGCGCGGATATTCTTATGAAAGCATTTGAATATTATGAGGCTTCTGCACTTAGCTATCCGTCCGATGAACCGGTTGCAGCATTTACTACTTCCGGTGAAGCAATCACATTGCTGGATGAGATGCAAATTAAAATGAGCAAAGCGGAATACAGGCTTCAGCTTAATGCTAGCTTCAAGACGCATGAGGTGCTTCAGCAGCCGTTGGATCCTCGCAATTACGGTGCAGCGTGGTCCGGCGTGAGAAGCGAGGAAGTAAACATGCTTATTCGTTGGATCAAAGATGAAAGCGATAATGGCGAGGTTAAGAGTCATATTGAAAGTATTATCGCAACGGTGGAATCTGAACTTGTCCGAAATTATATGAAGTTTATTATCGCTGAAGCAACTAATCAACAAGCTTTGAATGAAAATACATCTTTCGAAATCGGGATAGAAAATGATATCGACGATACGCCGCCATGGTGGTATTGGGTCGACTATGGACAGGATGAAGACAATGTCCATCAGACTGATATTCAAGCACATACGGGGGATTACAGTATCGAAGCTGTCGGTCTGAAAATTGGCGGCCCAGTCATGGATGGAATTGAGGTCGATCCTGGTTATCATTCGCTAAGCGCTTATTATTATGTGCCGGAAGGATCCACAAGCAACGGTAATATTTCTTTATTCATTAATTTCTGGGATGCCAATGGAACGCATCTCGGGAATGCGATAACGACAAACAAGCTTGCGAGAACTACGGCTGGAGAGTGGGCGCTAATCGAATGGGTAGGAGAAATTCCGAGTAAAATTGGCGGAGTACCGGTTAAGAAGGTTCAGTTCGGTACTAACATCTTTGATTTTGCCAACAATGAGCTAATCTATGTAGATGATTTCAGACTGCTTAGATTAAGCGATGCGTATGTTCCAGATCCTGATGAGGAAGAGGAAGAAAGCTCTATTATTAATCATAACAGCTCTTTTGAATATGGGAATACAGGAATTGAAGACGCGCTTCCATGGTCATATTGGATAGACAATGCAATGGGCACGATGGCTAGAAGCAACGAGCAGGCACGGACATCTGATTACAGCTTGAAAATGTCAGGTGTGACCGTGGGCGCGTTAAGTCAGATTGTCGCTGCTCCGGAACCGAGTACGAATACGTATAAGCTAAGTGCGTACTATTATGTACCGGAGAATCAAGCGACGAACGGAACAGTTAAGCTGTTTATGAACTTTAGGAATGAAGCTCATCAACATTTGGACGCAATTCCGACCACGGCTCAGGCTGTGAATGTACAGCCCGGGCAATGGAACCTATTGGAGTGGACAGGGGTGATACCGTCAGAGATAGACGGTCAGGCAGTCAAACACTTATTATTGGGTATCGAACCAAAGAATTTTGCAGCCGGAGAGTCCGTTTATATTGATGACGTTGAATTGAATCTTGTTCCTATACCACCGGAACCGGCGGCCTTGAACGCGAATACCTCGTTTGAATATGGAAATACAGGTATTCAAGATGCACTGCCATGGTCGTACTGGATAGACAATCCATCGGGTTCGATGGCTAGAAGCAACGAGAATGTGCGTACATCGAATAATAGTTTGAAAATGTCAGGAGTGACCGTGGGGGCGTTAAGTCAGATTGTAGCTGCTCCGGAATCAAGTACGAATACGTATAGGCTAAGTGCGTACTATTATGTACCGGAGAATCAAGCGACGAACGGAACCGTTAAGCTGTTTATGAACTTTAGGAATGAAGCTCATCAACACTTGGGCGCAATTCCAACCACCGCTCAGGCCGTGAACGTACAGCCAGGGCAATGGAATCTATTGGAGTGGACAGGTGTGATTCCGTCAGTCATTGACGGTCAGGCAGTTAAACATTTATTATTGGGTATCGAACCAAAGAATTTTGCAGCTGGGGAGTCCGTTTATATTGATGATGTTGAATTGAGACTTGTGCCTGAGCCGTCCGAAACGGTCGCCATGAACGAGAATATCTCGTTTGAACAGGGGAATGCAGGTGTTGAAGATGCGCTTCCATGGTCGTATTGGATAGACAATGTTCCAACGGGAACGATGGGTAGAAGCAACGAGCAGGCTCTTACTGCGGATTACAGCTTGAAAATGTCAGGTGTGACAGCGGGCGCGTTAAGTCAGATTGTAGCTGCTCCGGAATCGAGTGTGAATACGTATAAGCTGAGCGCGTACTATTATGTACCGGAGAATCAAGCGACGAACGGAACAGTTAAGCTGTTTATGAACTTTAGGAATGCAGCTCATCAACACTTGGACGCAATTCCGACCACCGATCAGCCTGTGAACGTACAGCCAGGGCAATGGAACCTATTGGAGTGGACAGGTGTAATACCGTCAGAACTTGACGGTCAGGCAGTCAAGCACTTATTAGTGGGTATCGAACCAAAGAATTTTGCAGCTGGAGAGTCCGTTTATATTGATAATATTACATTAACAAAAATGAATTAA